The sequence GCGCCATCCTCAAGTCCGCGAGCGTTATAGCCGTAGCTTCGGCCCAATCGGCCTATGGCTGCCCCGGTTTTATGAGTCGGACAGAAAAAAGGTCGCTCGACTGGGTTTGGCGGTCCGCGGAAAGCTTTTCCTGTTCGAGATAGAACCTCAATGCCCACTCCCAGTCCAAACCGCGATAATCCCGCAAGTAATGGGCCAGGCGAGCCGTCTCGCGCTCCGCCAAATGGTAAAAAGGATAAAATTCCTGATCTCCGACAAACAGGGTCAACGTCACGCCCAACTGGCGCAGATTGTTCCTGCACTTGATTGATTGCCCTGCCGACTTCGATCGGGAAAGTGTCGGCAGCAGCAGGCTGGCCAGTAATGCGATAATCGTGATTACGACCAGCAGTTCGATCAGGGTGAAAGCAACCATGCCCCGCCCGCTCGCGGGACGCGCATGAAGCCGCTTGATCTCCATAAACCTGCCTTCGTGCCTTGCGGAGGCATTCAAGCCCCTGCGCGAATGAAGAGGCAAGCCGAATTTCGAAAGCAGACGTAGTCCCGGTTTCTGACGTGGCCGTGTTGTCGATTCATGTCGTGCCCAACGACGAAACGATCCCTTCGGCGGCGGCCCTCGGATCGGACGCCGCGTAAATGGGCCGGCCAATGACCAGAAAATCGGCACCCGCCTGGATCGCTTCCCCCGGACTCAGCGTCCGTTTCTGGTCGTCTGCTTTGTCCGCCGGACCTCGAATGCCCGGGGTAACAAGCTTCAGCGTGGAGGGCACGATCTGGCGCAATCGCGCCACCTCCAGCGGTGAACAAACCAACCCGCGCAAGCCCGATTTCACCGCAAGATCAGCCAGCCGCTCTACTTGCCGGCTCACGTCGGGTTCGATCCCGACCTCGCTGAGTTCATTGGAATTGAGGCTGGTCAGGACGGTCACCCCCAGCACGAGCGGAGCCGCACATCCCAGTTTTTGCGAGGCTTGCTGCGCGGATTGTTCGGCTGCGGCCATCATGGCCCGCCCTCCGCTCGTGTGGACCGTCAGCATCTGCACATCCAACTGCACCGCGGCCGCCACGGCTTTGGCGACGGTGTTGGGGATGTCGTGAAATTTCAGGTCGAGAAAAACGGCGCTGCCCAGTTCGCGAAATTGCCGCACGATGCTTGGTCCGGCGTGCGTGAACAGTTCACTGCCGATTTTGAACCCGCCGACAACTCCGGCCAGTCGTTTGGCAAGCTGAAGGGCCTCTTCCGCAGTCGGAACGTCGAGCGCAACCAGAACAGGATTTTGCACGGCCCAATCTAAGCATGAGCTGTGTGGCTTTGTCATCTGAAGTCCAGAGATGCGCCCTGCGCGGACGAATCCGGCGCGAGGGTAACGCGATAGAACCGATGCGGAACCGTCTTCGCATCCAGATCCGTTATATCGAAAAATCCGTCGGCGGTGATCGTGTTCGTCGCGATGGGCGACCATTGCAACAGATTCGCGGACGCCTCCAGCACGTAGATGAGGCCGGGTTCTCCCGTGACGCGCAATCGCAAACTCGCGCGATCCCGATCGAAAGCCACGCTGGCGGCCGGGGTCCTGGATTGAATGACCAACGCGGCGTCCACAGTCGCTCGCGCTCCTCCGCCCGTAGAGGTGAAAGTCAGCCGCGAAGAGTGAGTGCCCGCGGGCAGGGCAACTGCATTCGCGTTGAGAGAAATGTCGATGACCACTTCCGCCCCGGCGTCCAGGTGCCCGCCCTCAACCGAAAGCGTCAACCACAACGGCACACCCGACGCCGTCCATTCCAGACTGGAGTCGCTTGGATTCTTGAGCGTGAGACTGGCCCTGGCGGGCAGGAACGGCCCACCCGGCGCGCCGCTGAAACGCAGCGTATCCGAAGCAGAAACCACGAGCGAGGCGGTCGGAGAAATGGCCGTCAGGACGACCAGGCTCTCGGTATTGCCCTGGCCATTAGTCCTGTTTGTGAACGCGATGCGGTTCGTGTGCGTGCCGTCGGGCAATTCGTTGGCGTCGCTACCGACCGAGGCAGTCACCGTCGTTCCGTCTCCGGCCGCCAGAGTGCCTCGGACCGGTGTGACGGAAATCCATTCCTTGGACGCCGTGGCGGTCCACTCCACGGCGGCGTCGCCCGTATTGACGAGCGTGAAGATTTGCGTGGCGGGGTTGAACGGCCCGCCCACAAAACCGCTCGACACGAATGCCGAAGGCGGCGTCACCTCTAGAATGCCATTCGTGCCATTGACCGCCAGCGTGACGGAACGGCTGGTATTTCCGCTGCCGCTCTTCAGATTGATGAAATCAATCGCGTCCAGATAACTCCCCGCCCGCAAGCCCTGGGCTTCAGAATTAATCGTCGCCGTCACAACCGCGCTCTGTCCCGCGGCCAGCGTGCCGTTCGTCGCGGACAGCGAAAGCCAGGGCTGCCGTTTTCTCGCGGCCCAGTCCAGACTCGACGTCGCCGTGTTCTGAATGACGTAAGCCTGGCCGGGCGGGTTGAACGGCCCGCCGACGGGACCGGATGAATTCAAGGCCACGGACGGCGTCACGACCATTCCGCCCCTCGAGGAGGGAACAAACAAAATCGCCTGATTGTTGCGGAGCAGCGTGCTCCCATCGTAGGAGTACCTTCGCGCGACCAATCCCGTTTCGTTCTCGATCCCCACGGTGGCCGTCTTGCCTGCGCCCCGGCTGCGGCTGGGTTGGACCTGCAAATATTGAAAGAGAATTTCATTCGACCCTTCGCTCAACACCACTTGAAACGTGAACGAGTAATCAGACCGCTCCTTGTGCGACACGTTCACCCACGAGATGACCGCGCGCCGATTCGGCGCGGCGCCGACCGATCCGATGCGCACTTTGCCGCCGGAAGGCGGATTCAGATCGTCCCACCACGGGCAAATCACGGCGTTGGGCAGGCCGGGACTGGGCAAATCCGTGTTGGCAGAGGTGTCCAGGCGCTGATTGGTGAAGCCGATCAAGCCATTTGCGCCGACATAAAGCTGTTCATAGTTTTGCCCGTAAAAATTGAAACTGAACGGCAAGGCTCGCGCCGCGCTGACGTCGTTGTCGCTCAGGCTGATCTCAGGCATCGAAGCAGGATCGATCCAGTTGAAGGTCGCGCTTCGCACCTGGTAATTGGCGACGGCGGAAATCGTGCGGCTTTTCCGGCTCGTGTTCCCGCTCGCATCGGTCACGGTCAACGTCACGGTA is a genomic window of Verrucomicrobiota bacterium containing:
- a CDS encoding prepilin-type N-terminal cleavage/methylation domain-containing protein; the protein is MEIKRLHARPASGRGMVAFTLIELLVVITIIALLASLLLPTLSRSKSAGQSIKCRNNLRQLGVTLTLFVGDQEFYPFYHLAERETARLAHYLRDYRGLDWEWALRFYLEQEKLSADRQTQSSDLFSVRLIKPGQP
- the pyrF gene encoding orotidine-5'-phosphate decarboxylase, translating into MQNPVLVALDVPTAEEALQLAKRLAGVVGGFKIGSELFTHAGPSIVRQFRELGSAVFLDLKFHDIPNTVAKAVAAAVQLDVQMLTVHTSGGRAMMAAAEQSAQQASQKLGCAAPLVLGVTVLTSLNSNELSEVGIEPDVSRQVERLADLAVKSGLRGLVCSPLEVARLRQIVPSTLKLVTPGIRGPADKADDQKRTLSPGEAIQAGADFLVIGRPIYAASDPRAAAEGIVSSLGTT
- a CDS encoding PKD domain-containing protein → MTAGRFWSIECGRRGRRPPRARRVRSPCLITAYATNWHESRCKFFGLPVNRFATILLLVAALEWNAASFGQSPAADANREPGFRPDRILVQLKESANLQELATLHSRHRTRVVRRFKSLENVDVVELPPAAAVPNFLERFRASGLIERAEPDYWIRAAVTPNDPRFTDGTQWNLRNTGQNGGLPNADIKAVAAWDVLNSASNIVVAVIDGGIRYTHQDLAGNMWVNPGESGLDALGRDKRTNRVDDDANGIIDDVYGIDAVNNTGDPKDSDGHGTHVAGIIGAVGNNRLGVAGVAWKIQLMACRFLDSTGYGSTSDAIQCLDYARAKGAKVINASWGDTGNSTFLLSAIQRARDAGIIFVTASGNEGNNNDALSFYPANFNLDNIVSVAATTRTDALASFSNFGAATVDLAAPGSTIYSTFNTSDSSYTYSSGTSMAVPHVTGAIALLRALHPTESYRQIINRVLATTDPLPSLAGRCATGGRLNLQRALTANLIADFTASPTAGSPPLSVQFRNTSVGENLRLEWDFGDGSARSTAQTQTRVFSSEGNFTVTLTVTDASGNTSRKSRTISAVANYQVRSATFNWIDPASMPEISLSDNDVSAARALPFSFNFYGQNYEQLYVGANGLIGFTNQRLDTSANTDLPSPGLPNAVICPWWDDLNPPSGGKVRIGSVGAAPNRRAVISWVNVSHKERSDYSFTFQVVLSEGSNEILFQYLQVQPSRSRGAGKTATVGIENETGLVARRYSYDGSTLLRNNQAILFVPSSRGGMVVTPSVALNSSGPVGGPFNPPGQAYVIQNTATSSLDWAARKRQPWLSLSATNGTLAAGQSAVVTATINSEAQGLRAGSYLDAIDFINLKSGSGNTSRSVTLAVNGTNGILEVTPPSAFVSSGFVGGPFNPATQIFTLVNTGDAAVEWTATASKEWISVTPVRGTLAAGDGTTVTASVGSDANELPDGTHTNRIAFTNRTNGQGNTESLVVLTAISPTASLVVSASDTLRFSGAPGGPFLPARASLTLKNPSDSSLEWTASGVPLWLTLSVEGGHLDAGAEVVIDISLNANAVALPAGTHSSRLTFTSTGGGARATVDAALVIQSRTPAASVAFDRDRASLRLRVTGEPGLIYVLEASANLLQWSPIATNTITADGFFDITDLDAKTVPHRFYRVTLAPDSSAQGASLDFR